Proteins found in one Lycium ferocissimum isolate CSIRO_LF1 chromosome 6, AGI_CSIRO_Lferr_CH_V1, whole genome shotgun sequence genomic segment:
- the LOC132058919 gene encoding uncharacterized protein LOC132058919, whose amino-acid sequence MALEWVVLGYAAGAEAIMLLLLTLPGLDPLRKGLITVTRNLLKPFLSIIPFCLFLLMDIYWKYETRPTCELPESCSPSEHLRHQKSIMKSQRNALLIACAIVFYWLLYSVTGLVVKVEMLNKRVEKLKAQD is encoded by the coding sequence ATGGCTTTGGAATGGGTTGTTCTTGGCTACGCCGCGGGTGCAGAAGCAATCATGCTCCTTCTGTTAACACTCCCGGGTCTTGACCCGCTTCGCAAAGGCCTAATAACCGTGACCCGAAATCTACTCAAACCATTTCTCTCAATCATTCCCTTTTGTCTTTTCCTCTTAATGGATATCTACTGGAAATACGAAACCCGACCCACTTGTGAATTACCCGAATCTTGTTCCCCATCCGAACACTTACGTCATCAGAAATCAATTATGAAATCTCAACGCAACGCGCTTTTGATCGCGTGTGCGATTGTGTTTTATTGGTTGTTGTATTCTGTTACGGGACTTGTTGTGAAAGTTGAGATGCTTAATAAGCGCGTGGAGAAATTGAAGGCTCAAGATTGA